In a genomic window of Pedobacter sp. KBS0701:
- a CDS encoding HAD family phosphatase has translation MQNIKNIIFDYGNVIFDIDFRIAQASFQKLGITDIENFFAHKAHNQLFDDFETGAISPAEFRKGIRNAAGKPELTDQQIDEAWNSLLIGTIQENHDLLLEVKEKYRTFLLSNNNEIHYDWIINYLKTTFEINNYDAYFEKAYFSQQMKLRKPNTNIFEQVLKENNLDPAETLFIDDSPQHIEGAKKVGLNALLMTEKPAQLGAFLKANGIL, from the coding sequence ATGCAAAACATTAAAAACATTATTTTTGATTACGGAAACGTAATATTTGATATAGATTTCAGAATTGCTCAGGCTTCTTTTCAAAAACTGGGTATTACAGATATCGAAAATTTCTTTGCACACAAAGCGCACAACCAGCTATTTGATGACTTTGAAACTGGTGCCATTTCTCCGGCCGAATTTAGGAAGGGAATTAGAAATGCCGCGGGCAAACCTGAATTAACCGACCAGCAGATTGATGAGGCATGGAATAGCCTGTTAATTGGAACGATACAAGAAAACCACGATTTACTGCTTGAAGTAAAAGAAAAATACCGTACTTTTTTGTTAAGCAACAATAACGAAATCCATTACGATTGGATTATCAATTACCTGAAGACAACATTCGAGATTAATAATTACGATGCTTATTTTGAGAAAGCTTATTTCTCGCAACAGATGAAACTGCGCAAACCCAATACCAATATTTTTGAGCAGGTATTAAAAGAAAACAACTTAGATCCGGCAGAGACCTTATTTATAGACGATAGCCCACAACATATAGAAGGTGCTAAAAAAGTGGGCTTAAATGCATTATTAATGACCGAAAAACCGGCACAGCTGGGTGCCTTTTTAAAAGCAAACGGGATTTTGTAA
- a CDS encoding DUF962 domain-containing protein: MSEKKFKSLKEFYPFYLSEHKNTTSRILHFIGTGLVCLAFFTGFLFHNWHFFLAIPVLGYGFAWVGHFFFEKNKPATFQYPGYSLVSDFILFYDLLSGRQSFVVKK, encoded by the coding sequence ATGTCAGAAAAAAAGTTCAAGTCGCTAAAAGAGTTCTACCCTTTTTACTTGTCAGAACATAAGAATACCACATCGCGTATCCTGCATTTTATTGGTACTGGTTTGGTTTGCCTGGCTTTTTTTACTGGCTTTCTTTTTCACAACTGGCATTTCTTTTTGGCGATACCGGTATTGGGATATGGTTTTGCATGGGTGGGGCATTTCTTTTTCGAGAAAAACAAACCTGCTACTTTTCAATATCCAGGCTATAGTTTAGTGAGCGATTTTATCCTGTTCTACGATTTGTTATCAGGCAGACAATCTTTTGTAGTGAAGAAATAG